A DNA window from Leptospira selangorensis contains the following coding sequences:
- a CDS encoding glycosyltransferase family 2 protein yields MKAPWANSKFLIPALNEEESLPKVLDSLFGFGILPGQILILDNGSKDLTPQIAINAGVILIQEPKRGYGAACLAGIHYLLERKISPEFIIFMDADGSDDLNNLKDLFSAFSQDPNTNFVIGSRTLGNVEPGSLSFLQKFGNWLSCFLIRLFYGVKFTDLGPFRVLRWQSLLDLDLQDPTWGWNLEMQIKAIRKKFKIKEVPVNYSRRKGGKSKISGNLVGSLKAGAKILYIFFKLTFFSI; encoded by the coding sequence TTGAAAGCTCCTTGGGCAAATTCTAAATTTCTGATCCCTGCCCTAAACGAAGAAGAATCCTTACCTAAGGTTTTGGATTCTCTTTTTGGATTTGGGATCTTGCCCGGGCAAATTTTGATCTTAGACAATGGATCCAAGGATTTAACTCCTCAAATTGCGATCAACGCAGGAGTGATCTTAATCCAAGAACCGAAAAGAGGTTATGGAGCTGCATGTTTAGCGGGGATCCATTATCTCCTAGAAAGAAAAATTTCGCCTGAATTTATCATATTCATGGATGCGGACGGTTCGGATGATCTAAACAATTTAAAAGATCTATTCTCTGCATTCTCCCAAGATCCAAATACAAATTTTGTAATAGGTTCTCGGACTTTGGGAAATGTGGAACCCGGTTCCTTGTCTTTCTTACAAAAATTCGGGAATTGGCTTTCTTGCTTTTTGATCCGATTATTTTACGGAGTAAAATTCACCGATCTAGGTCCATTTCGAGTTCTCAGATGGCAATCCTTATTGGATCTGGATCTGCAAGATCCTACTTGGGGATGGAATCTTGAAATGCAAATCAAAGCGATCCGAAAAAAATTTAAGATCAAAGAAGTTCCCGTCAATTATAGTAGAAGAAAGGGAGGAAAGTCTAAGATCAGCGGGAATTTGGTTGGAAGTTTAAAAGCAGGTGCAAAAATACTTTATATTTTCTTTAAGTTAACATTTTTTTCAATTTAG